The following coding sequences are from one Camelus dromedarius isolate mCamDro1 chromosome 30, mCamDro1.pat, whole genome shotgun sequence window:
- the PEX2 gene encoding peroxisome biogenesis factor 2: MASRDEETKGADRVLRISQLDALELNKALEQLVWSQFTQCFHGFKPGLLARFEPEVKAFLWLFLWRFTVYSKNATVGQSVLNIQYKNDFSPSLRYQPPSKNQKLWYAFCTIGGKWLEERCYDLFQNRHLASFRKAKQCVNFVVGLLKLGGLINFLLFLHKGKFATLTERLLGIRSVFCKPQNVREVGFEYMNRELLWHGFAEFLIFLLPLINVQKLKAKLSSWCVPLTGAPNGDSTLATSGKQCSLCGEWPTMPHTIGCEHIFCYYCIKSSCLFDVSFACPKCGTEVHSLQPLKSGIEMSEVNAI; encoded by the coding sequence ATGGCTTCCAGAGACGAGGAGACGAAGGGGGCAGACAGAGTGCTGAGAATAAGTCAGTTGGATGCACTTGAACTAAACAAGGCCCTGGAGCAGCTCGTCTGGTCCCAGTTTACTCAGTGCTTTCATGGATTTAAGCCGGGGCTATTAGCCCGCTTTGAGCCAGAGGTGAAGGCATTCTTGTGGCTTTTCTTGTGGAGATTCACCGTCTACTCTAAAAATGCCACAGTGGGACAGTCGGTTTTGAATATTCAGTACAAGAATGATTTCTCCCCCAGCCTGAGATACCAGCCGCCGAGTAAGAACCAAAAGCTCTGGTACGCCTTCTGCACCATTGGGGGAAAGTGGTTGGAAGAGCGATGCTACGATCTGTTTCAAAACCGTCACCTCGCATCATTCAGGAAGGCCAAGCAGTGCGTGAATTTTGTGGTGGGACTTTTGAAGCTCGGTGGGCTGATTAACTTCTTGCTCTTCCTCCATAAAGGCAAGTTCGCGACCTTGACCGAACGTCTGCTCGGCATCCGTTCCGTATTCTGCAAGCCCCAAAACGTCCGGGAAGTGGGCTTCGAGTATATGAACCGGGAGCTCCTCTGGCATGGTTTCGCTgagtttctgatttttctcttgccACTTATCAACGTCCAGAAGTTGAAAGCCAAGCTCTCTTCATGGTGTGTCCCCCTGACCGGTGCTCCTAACGGTGACAGCACGTTGGCCACCAGCGGCAAGCAGTGTTCCCTGTGTGGGGAGTGGCCCACCATGCCCCACACCATAGGCTGCGAGCACATCTTCTGTTACTATTGCATCAAGAGTAGCTGCTTATTTGACGTGTCCTTTGCCTGTCCCAAGTGTGGCACAGAGGTGCACAGCCTGCAGCCCCTGAAATCAGGGATCGAGATGTCTGAAGTGAATGCCATTTAG